One Pseudoliparis swirei isolate HS2019 ecotype Mariana Trench chromosome 4, NWPU_hadal_v1, whole genome shotgun sequence genomic window carries:
- the def8 gene encoding differentially expressed in FDCP 8 homolog isoform X1, with translation MAYDDKLAIFRQTRLNPFDRGDDEDVLQGGKTPPLHESRPELFPGTRTHISDRTMDLGLAEDHFSRPMGSIVAPDIEQLKMAIEECKKLILELPEHSERQKDTVVKLIHLRLKLQELKEPGEDEPNLRILLEHRFAKEKSKSVKQTCDKCSTIIWGLIQTWYTCTGCYYRCHSKCMNLITKPCVRSKVSHLSEFELSICPEIGLDRQDYRCAECRTPISLRGVPSEARQCDYTGQYYCSTCHWNDTAIVPARVIHNWEFESRKVCRSSMRYLALMISRPVLKLKEINPLLFNFVEELVEIRKLRQDILLMKPYFITCKEAMEARILLQLQDRQHFVENDDMYSLQDLIDISSGRLSCSLTEVHTTFAKHIKLDCERCQAKGFVCELCKEGDILFPFDSHTSVCHDCSAVFHRDCYYDNSTTCPRCARMTERKQDEVPVVKDA, from the exons ATGGCGTATGATGATAAACTTGCAATCTTCCGACAAACCCGCCTCAATCCCTTTGATCgtggagatgatgaagatgttctCCAAGGAGGCAAGACACCCCCACTGCACG AATCAAGGCCTGAACTGTTCCCTGGGACCAGAACCCACATTTCAGACCGAACAATGGACCTCGGTCTAGCTGAGGACCACTTCTCAAGGCCTATG GGTTCGATTGTGGCTCCCGACATTGAACAGCTGAAGATGGCCATAGAGGAGTGTAAAAAGCTGATTCTGGAGCTGCCAGAACACTCTGAGAGACAAAAGGACACTGTAGTTAAACTTATCCACCTTCGTCTCAAGCTACAGGAACTTAAG GAGCCTGGGGAGGATGAGCCTAATCTGAGAATCCTACTGGAGCACCGCTTTGCCAAGGAAAAGAGCAAGAGCGTGAAACAGACCTGTGACAAATGTAGCACTATCATCTGGGGCCTTATCCAGACTTGGTATACCtgcacag GTTGCTATTATCGTTGCCATAGTAAGTGTATGAACTTGATCACCAAGCCCTgtgtcaggtcaaaggtcagccacCTGTCGGAGTTCGAGCTCAGCATCTGCCCTGAGATTGGACTAGACCGACAAGACTACCGCTGTGCAGAATGTCGCACACCTATTTCACTAA GGGGCGTGCCGAGTGAAGCCCGACAGTGTGACTACACAGGCCAGTATTACTGCAGCACATGCCACTGGAATGACACGGCCATCGTCCCAGCCCGTGTCATCCACAACTGGGAGTTTGAATCGCGCAAG GTGTGTCGCTCCTCAATGCGCTACCTGGCTCTGATGATCTCACGACCTGTGCTGAAGCTCAAAGAAATCAACCCGCTGCTCTTCAACTTTGTGGAGGAACTGGTCGAGATCAGG AAACTCCGTCAGGATATTTTGTTGATGAAACCTTATTTTATTACCTGTAAGGAGGCCATGGAGGCTCGGATATTACTACAG CTTCAAGATCGACAACATTTTGTGGAGAACGACGATATGTACTCACTACAGGATTTGATCGACATCTCCAGTGGCAGACTCAGCTGTTCCCTCACAGAGGTCCACACCACGTTTGCTAAGCACATCAAACTAGACTGTGAG CGTTGTCAGGCCAAAGGATTTGTGTGTGAGCTGTGTAAGGAAGGAGACATACTGTTCCCTTTTGACAGCCATACCTCTGTCTGCCATGACTGCTCTGCTGTGTTCCACAG AGATTGTTACTATGACAACTCAACAACTTGTCCACGATGTGCCCGGATGACCGAGCGGAAGCAGGACGAGGTGCCAGTTGTGAAAGATGCGTAA
- the def8 gene encoding differentially expressed in FDCP 8 homolog isoform X2 has product MAYDDKLAIFRQTRLNPFDRGDDEDVLQGGKTPPLHESRPELFPGTRTHISDRTMDLGLAEDHFSRPMGSIVAPDIEQLKMAIEECKKLILELPEHSERQKDTVVKLIHLRLKLQELKEPGEDEPNLRILLEHRFAKEKSKSVKQTCDKCSTIIWGLIQTWYTCTGCYYRCHSKCMNLITKPCVRSKVSHLSEFELSICPEIGLDRQDYRCAECRTPISLRGVPSEARQCDYTGQYYCSTCHWNDTAIVPARVIHNWEFESRKVCRSSMRYLALMISRPVLKLKEINPLLFNFVEELVEIRKLRQDILLMKPYFITCKEAMEARILLQLQDRQHFVENDDMYSLQDLIDISSGRLSCSLTEVHTTFAKHIKLDSLSGQRICV; this is encoded by the exons ATGGCGTATGATGATAAACTTGCAATCTTCCGACAAACCCGCCTCAATCCCTTTGATCgtggagatgatgaagatgttctCCAAGGAGGCAAGACACCCCCACTGCACG AATCAAGGCCTGAACTGTTCCCTGGGACCAGAACCCACATTTCAGACCGAACAATGGACCTCGGTCTAGCTGAGGACCACTTCTCAAGGCCTATG GGTTCGATTGTGGCTCCCGACATTGAACAGCTGAAGATGGCCATAGAGGAGTGTAAAAAGCTGATTCTGGAGCTGCCAGAACACTCTGAGAGACAAAAGGACACTGTAGTTAAACTTATCCACCTTCGTCTCAAGCTACAGGAACTTAAG GAGCCTGGGGAGGATGAGCCTAATCTGAGAATCCTACTGGAGCACCGCTTTGCCAAGGAAAAGAGCAAGAGCGTGAAACAGACCTGTGACAAATGTAGCACTATCATCTGGGGCCTTATCCAGACTTGGTATACCtgcacag GTTGCTATTATCGTTGCCATAGTAAGTGTATGAACTTGATCACCAAGCCCTgtgtcaggtcaaaggtcagccacCTGTCGGAGTTCGAGCTCAGCATCTGCCCTGAGATTGGACTAGACCGACAAGACTACCGCTGTGCAGAATGTCGCACACCTATTTCACTAA GGGGCGTGCCGAGTGAAGCCCGACAGTGTGACTACACAGGCCAGTATTACTGCAGCACATGCCACTGGAATGACACGGCCATCGTCCCAGCCCGTGTCATCCACAACTGGGAGTTTGAATCGCGCAAG GTGTGTCGCTCCTCAATGCGCTACCTGGCTCTGATGATCTCACGACCTGTGCTGAAGCTCAAAGAAATCAACCCGCTGCTCTTCAACTTTGTGGAGGAACTGGTCGAGATCAGG AAACTCCGTCAGGATATTTTGTTGATGAAACCTTATTTTATTACCTGTAAGGAGGCCATGGAGGCTCGGATATTACTACAG CTTCAAGATCGACAACATTTTGTGGAGAACGACGATATGTACTCACTACAGGATTTGATCGACATCTCCAGTGGCAGACTCAGCTGTTCCCTCACAGAGGTCCACACCACGTTTGCTAAGCACATCAAACTAGACT CGTTGTCAGGCCAAAGGATTTGTGTGTGA